The following are encoded together in the Myxococcus virescens genome:
- a CDS encoding VWA domain-containing protein, translating to MTFSLPQAWVLLLPLGLFLWKYGRRPGPPMWLRAALLVLVVGALSGPELRWADAGSDVVVVVDRSASMPRDVDRTAQELITLLESQRRPGDRVGVITFGREARVEQPLSSLGGFGGFTRPVDAEASDLSAALDAASALIPDERTGRVLVLSDGRATGVDARGAARRLAARGLAVDWRHIARPEPPLDVAVVSVDVPAAVSEREPFQFSAVVHASAAVTGTVRLERNGRVLLQGPFDFQPGPNVLPLRDLVEEPGLVRYRLSVAAPGDGVVENDQGVAVLRVEGPPRVLLLTNQSRGTLAQSLAASGLQLDVRTPFRLTLDDLDGVGTVVLENVDANALGEPGLNALAAYVEQAGGGLVMTGGRNSFGEGGFRRSPVEPLLPVSLEMREEQRRASLALSVLMDASCSMGMTVPDGRTKMELAAEGVVAALTLLNPKDEVSVHMVDTAAHEIFPLSPVEAGLPLDAVARGFSGGGGIYVGEALRAGRTEILRSEKPTRHVLLFSDAADSEEPDDYQRTLAHLREQEVTVSVIGLGVPSDPDADLLREVAHRGGGRVYFAEDAMSLPRIFSQETLTVARATFVDEPASLEGAPDLPLLGRLSAEGLPQVGGYNLTYLKPRANVALRTLDTNGAPILAMWPRGAGRTVAFTAEVDGPYTGELRTWSSLRAALEGMVRWTLAGAAPVGDAVVRTERRGHLLRVTLDLPPGEALPGAAPTMVLLPGDGRAAPVERPMRWEDEDRLVAEYPLEGSGTWHPVVRLGAKVLRAPPVTLPYAPEFEPGSTKAGLELLRAIAAVGGGVERLSMTGLFMEAPESLGRVALAPWLVALALALLLAEVAVRRFLSAPRLRAPRTRERSVSIPATPTAPSSTPATRTTPTSAPQAREGDAAPVPAKPAEGSVDSALDAARARARRRLDR from the coding sequence ATGACCTTCTCCCTCCCGCAGGCGTGGGTGCTGCTGCTGCCGTTGGGCCTCTTCCTCTGGAAGTACGGCCGCCGGCCGGGCCCGCCCATGTGGCTGCGCGCCGCGCTGCTGGTGCTCGTCGTCGGCGCGCTCTCGGGCCCCGAGCTGCGCTGGGCCGATGCCGGCAGTGACGTCGTCGTGGTGGTGGACCGCTCCGCGTCCATGCCTCGCGACGTGGACCGCACGGCCCAGGAACTCATCACCCTCCTGGAGTCGCAGCGCCGTCCCGGGGACCGCGTGGGGGTCATCACCTTCGGCCGGGAAGCGCGCGTCGAGCAGCCCCTCTCCTCGCTCGGAGGCTTTGGCGGTTTCACACGCCCCGTGGACGCGGAGGCTTCCGACCTGTCCGCCGCGTTGGATGCCGCGAGCGCCCTCATCCCCGACGAGCGCACCGGCCGCGTGCTGGTGCTGTCCGATGGCCGCGCCACGGGCGTGGATGCGCGCGGCGCCGCGCGGCGACTGGCGGCCCGAGGCCTCGCGGTGGACTGGCGCCACATCGCTCGCCCCGAACCGCCGCTCGATGTGGCCGTCGTCTCCGTGGACGTCCCCGCCGCCGTTTCCGAGCGTGAGCCCTTCCAGTTCTCCGCCGTGGTGCATGCCTCCGCCGCCGTCACCGGCACCGTGCGCCTGGAGCGAAATGGCCGCGTGCTCCTCCAGGGCCCCTTCGACTTCCAGCCGGGCCCCAACGTGCTGCCGCTGCGCGACCTGGTCGAGGAGCCCGGCCTGGTCCGTTACCGGCTCTCCGTGGCCGCTCCCGGCGACGGCGTCGTGGAGAACGACCAGGGCGTCGCCGTGCTGCGCGTGGAGGGCCCGCCCCGGGTGTTGCTGCTCACGAACCAGTCCCGGGGCACGCTCGCGCAGTCGCTCGCCGCTTCGGGGTTGCAACTCGATGTGCGCACGCCGTTCCGCCTCACGTTGGATGACCTGGACGGCGTGGGCACCGTGGTGCTGGAGAACGTGGACGCCAATGCGCTCGGCGAGCCGGGGCTCAACGCGCTGGCGGCCTATGTCGAGCAGGCCGGAGGCGGGCTGGTGATGACCGGCGGACGCAACAGCTTCGGCGAGGGCGGCTTCCGTCGCTCGCCCGTGGAGCCGCTGCTCCCAGTGTCCCTGGAGATGCGCGAGGAGCAGCGCCGCGCGTCCCTGGCGCTGAGCGTGTTGATGGATGCCTCCTGCTCCATGGGGATGACCGTCCCGGATGGGCGGACGAAGATGGAGCTGGCCGCCGAGGGCGTCGTGGCCGCCCTGACGCTGCTCAACCCCAAGGACGAGGTCTCCGTGCACATGGTGGACACGGCGGCCCATGAAATCTTCCCGCTCAGCCCGGTGGAGGCGGGGTTGCCTCTGGATGCCGTTGCGCGCGGATTCAGCGGTGGGGGTGGCATCTACGTGGGCGAGGCGCTCCGCGCCGGCCGCACGGAAATCCTCCGCAGCGAGAAGCCCACGCGCCACGTCCTCCTGTTCTCCGACGCAGCGGACTCCGAGGAGCCCGACGACTACCAGCGCACGCTGGCCCACTTGCGCGAGCAGGAGGTGACGGTGTCCGTCATCGGGCTGGGCGTGCCCTCGGACCCGGACGCGGACCTGCTCCGGGAAGTGGCCCACCGGGGCGGTGGGCGCGTCTACTTCGCCGAGGACGCGATGAGCCTGCCGCGCATCTTCAGCCAGGAGACGCTCACGGTGGCGCGCGCCACCTTCGTGGATGAGCCCGCGTCGCTGGAAGGCGCGCCGGACCTGCCGCTGCTCGGCCGGCTGTCCGCGGAGGGGCTGCCCCAGGTGGGCGGCTACAACCTCACCTACCTCAAGCCCCGCGCCAACGTGGCGCTGCGCACCCTGGACACGAATGGCGCGCCCATCCTGGCGATGTGGCCGCGAGGCGCGGGACGCACGGTGGCCTTCACCGCGGAGGTGGACGGGCCGTACACCGGCGAGCTGCGAACGTGGTCCTCCCTGCGCGCGGCCCTGGAGGGGATGGTGCGCTGGACGCTGGCGGGCGCGGCGCCCGTCGGGGACGCGGTGGTGCGGACCGAGCGGAGGGGGCACCTGCTGCGAGTGACGCTGGACCTGCCTCCCGGCGAGGCGCTGCCCGGCGCGGCACCGACGATGGTGCTCTTGCCCGGCGACGGACGCGCCGCGCCGGTGGAGCGTCCGATGCGGTGGGAGGATGAAGACCGGCTCGTCGCCGAGTACCCGCTGGAGGGCAGTGGAACGTGGCACCCGGTGGTACGGCTGGGCGCGAAGGTGCTCCGCGCGCCGCCCGTCACGCTGCCCTACGCGCCGGAGTTCGAGCCCGGCTCCACGAAGGCGGGACTGGAGCTGCTGCGCGCCATCGCGGCGGTAGGAGGCGGCGTGGAGCGCTTGTCCATGACGGGCCTCTTCATGGAGGCCCCGGAGTCGCTGGGCCGCGTGGCCCTGGCGCCGTGGCTGGTGGCCCTGGCGCTGGCTCTGCTGCTGGCGGAGGTGGCCGTGCGCCGCTTCCTCTCCGCGCCACGGCTGCGTGCGCCGCGGACCCGCGAGCGCTCCGTGTCCATCCCCGCGACACCCACGGCGCCGTCGTCCACTCCGGCAACACGGACAACCCCGACGTCAGCTCCGCAGGCCCGCGAGGGCGACGCGGCGCCGGTGCCAGCGAAGCCAGCCGAGGGCAGCGTGGACTCCGCGCTGGATGCCGCGCGAGCCCGGGCCCGCCGGCGGCTGGACCGTTGA